A genomic stretch from Candidatus Thiothrix anitrata includes:
- a CDS encoding arginyltransferase: MMLAETNLNLYITSTHPCPYLAQEQAVNLLVDPGYQMSPTLYARLLDSGFRRSGNDVYRPHCQYCQACVATRITAAAFAPNRSQQRNWQHNSDLTVRVNRSEGFKPAYDDLYRRYVGYRHKGGGMEEDSTETFASFLLGDWCTTMLVEFYLAETLLAVAAVDELSTGLSSVYTFFDPEASQKRGLGTYAVLWQIAFANAQGLPYVYPGYWIEASPKMRYKTQFQPMEGLINGQWQTLPKICRSSGS, from the coding sequence ATGATGCTGGCTGAAACTAATCTCAATCTTTATATCACATCCACACATCCGTGCCCGTACTTGGCGCAAGAGCAGGCTGTTAATTTATTAGTAGATCCGGGCTATCAGATGAGTCCGACACTGTATGCACGCTTGTTGGATAGTGGCTTTCGGCGCAGTGGTAATGATGTTTACCGACCGCATTGCCAATACTGTCAGGCATGTGTTGCAACCCGGATTACTGCTGCTGCGTTTGCGCCGAACCGCTCCCAGCAGCGTAATTGGCAGCACAATAGTGACCTGACAGTGCGCGTTAATCGTTCTGAAGGTTTCAAGCCTGCTTATGATGACCTCTACCGCCGTTACGTGGGTTATCGTCATAAAGGTGGTGGTATGGAAGAAGATAGCACTGAAACCTTCGCGAGTTTCTTGTTGGGTGATTGGTGTACGACGATGCTGGTGGAATTTTATTTGGCAGAGACATTGCTGGCAGTGGCTGCTGTCGATGAATTATCAACTGGCTTATCATCGGTTTACACTTTCTTTGACCCAGAAGCCAGCCAAAAGCGTGGGTTGGGCACTTACGCGGTGTTGTGGCAAATTGCTTTCGCTAACGCGCAGGGCTTGCCCTATGTTTACCCAGGTTACTGGATTGAGGCATCGCCTAAGATGCGTTACAAAACCCAGTTCCAGCCAATGGAAGGCTTAATCAATGGGCAGTGGCAGACACTTCCCAAAATATGCAGGTCGTCTGGAAGTTAA
- a CDS encoding Crp/Fnr family transcriptional regulator → MSNVKGKGHCQSCQIRHLSIFAQLPTVRLVEIQAFQPSVVIYAPDETVYHQGDPAANAYTLRKGLVKLTKTLPNGRTQIVRVLRTGDLFGFDGFASEPYNHTATPLSEIEVCRLPLGELMELKKQNPEIENTMMRRWIQHLRQAEDMMLELGAKKASERLASFLIRWCEGTGGSWVVLPLSRGEIGELLGLTIETVSRFLSDWKRQGFLNEQRGSIQIQSVDGLRKVACASGNC, encoded by the coding sequence ATGTCGAACGTTAAAGGCAAAGGGCATTGCCAATCATGCCAAATACGGCATTTGAGTATTTTCGCCCAATTGCCGACTGTCCGTTTGGTAGAAATTCAAGCATTTCAGCCGTCGGTCGTGATCTATGCTCCTGATGAAACCGTATATCACCAAGGTGATCCTGCTGCTAACGCTTATACTTTGCGCAAAGGTTTGGTGAAATTAACCAAAACCTTACCCAATGGACGTACTCAAATCGTCAGGGTATTGCGCACGGGTGATTTGTTTGGCTTTGACGGTTTTGCCAGTGAGCCTTACAACCATACGGCTACACCATTGAGTGAGATTGAAGTGTGTCGTCTGCCTTTGGGCGAACTCATGGAGCTGAAGAAGCAAAACCCTGAGATTGAAAACACCATGATGCGCCGTTGGATTCAGCACCTGCGTCAAGCTGAAGACATGATGTTGGAACTCGGTGCGAAAAAAGCATCTGAACGTTTAGCTTCGTTTTTGATTCGTTGGTGTGAGGGTACGGGTGGTAGTTGGGTGGTGTTGCCTTTGTCACGTGGAGAAATTGGTGAGTTATTGGGCTTAACGATTGAAACGGTAAGCCGATTTTTGTCAGACTGGAAGCGGCAGGGCTTTCTCAATGAGCAGCGCGGTAGTATCCAAATACAAAGTGTCGATGGTCTGCGCAAAGTGGCGTGTGCCAGCGGTAATTGCTGA